In the genome of Podospora pseudocomata strain CBS 415.72m chromosome 7, whole genome shotgun sequence, the window ATCGTCATCCCAGTGGCATCAGCTTTCTCCCTGCCACTGTTGTACTCCCGGCCTGTCGTTACCATCTCAGGCctttgctttcttttgctCTATGTTATCATCAGACTCCCTTGTCAGAATGGAAAACCTGACTAGCGCCTCATCGGGGAGCTCCATGTCCCCAACGGCTACGGACAAGGAGACCAAGTTGAACCCCAAGTCTCGCGTTTCCATCTTTGCCACGCTTCGTCGCAAGACTTCCCGAATTTTTGTTACCAAAAACACACCTTCACAAACACCAGTGCCCTTTACAGATTATCAACCACAGCAAAGACGACGTTGGTTCAACTCTGTAGGTAACCGGCACTCTCAACGGCAGAACATTCGGGACCACTTTGAGCGCGACGAAAGGACAGAAACCCCAACTACACCAACTACACCAACACCGTACTCGAACAGAGATggcccaacccctcctcactCGCCCGCCAGGCGGTTGTTGAGGACGACTAGCTCCATGTTTCTCTCGCTCCGTGGCAGGTTTCAACAAGAAAGCCCCACCAGCCCCGAGAGTCACTATCAGCAAAGGGCTAgcaatgatgatgacaatggcAGTGACCATGTCATCGGCGTCTGCGATCCAGTCGTACCAAAAGCTCCCGTCCTGGCCTTGCCGGCGGATGTCAAGACCAGAGCAGGTTGGCTAGGCCGCCGAAGCTCTTTTCAACTAGGCGTTCAGAAGGCTGTCCAGGACACGGTCGATAAGAACTTCTCTTTGGACTCTGCTTGTGACACACCTGGTAAGTCTATGCTTTTCTGCACATCACAACGGACATGGCTGACCAGGACCTACCTCCATAGTATCCCTTGGCCCACGAAGCCGTCCGACATTGCCACCGCTTGCTACCATAGCTTCGATGAATTCTTCACTAGAGGAAGCTTCACGTCTGTATGACACAAGAATCGGTTTGCTGACCAGTGCGAGGGACGGTTGCCTCACTAGTCCAAGCATGTCAACTTGTGCAAACCCGTCGGGGACCCCTCGGGATTTTTCCTCGGACTCGCCAACTCTTCCCAGCAGTAGCCAGCAAGACTCGGCTCGGACATCGCTGGACACGACGGTGAATGGCAACAGCAACTCGCTGAGCAGCCCCAAGACGCTTTCATCCAATGTCAGCATCCCTTCCCGCCAGCGCCGTATTCTGTCGGATTCTTCCTGGTCGCCAGAGTCACCAGAGGCACCGGTTTGCACCGCCTGCGGAAGCGCCAACCAGTCTCGTCTGATGGAGCGAAGCCTATGCGAGCTCAACCAACTCAGTGATGAGGAATTGGAGGCACTGTTCAGGAACAAACTTGGGGGGTTGTCACTGGTTTCGTTGGCCTCATCGAGGGGACATTGTGGTCCATATGGCAGCGGCAGTAAGGTTGGTGCTGACGAGGCAGCAGAGTTGGAGCTGAACAGAGCAGAGGAGCAAGATGACAAGAATACAACGGCGAGTATCTTGGAAGGGGATTCGAACATGTGTGCGAGCACTCCGAGGCGGTCTCTGCGGGAGGAGCTGTTGCAGGTTGGGGAGGCATCGCAGATTAGCTGGAGTACCTCACAGCAGCTTGAGGGTGAGATGGAGTAATGAAGCAAAGCATGATATCAGAGTAATGGTACGAAAAAAGCGGTTTGGTAGTCAGATTGGAGTTGGAGTTCAACGGTTGGTGGTCTTATTGGTGCTGCTCTTGGGAACATTGAAAGGAAGAGAGTAGCTTGCAAGGCCGAAAGGCAAGATATAGTGTTTAGGCAGAAGTTATACAAACAGTTGGTCAGCTTTTAGTTTTGTGACCTGTGTTGTTGTTAATGCGCCTGGGAGACAAAAAGATGTTTCTCATGCCCAaatgaaaacaaaaagaaatgGTCAAAAGAATTGGAGGAACTGTTTCAAGAGACCCTGATGATACTGACTTTGACCGACCCAGGGATCGAACCTGGCACCTTTTGTGTGTGAGACAAACGTGATAACCACTACACCAGCCGGCCTCGGATGAAGATGGCAGTCGCTGATGTGATTTATAATGGAGATGCATGACGGTATGGAGTTGCGGGGGACCGCGGAGGAGCTTCAGCAATTCCATGGCGAATGGAGACAGAAATAGGAGGGCCCCACCCTGTCAATATTGCGACCCCCCTAATTCCCCTGAATCGACCGATGCGAGtttcggtttttttttttatcacAGTGTCAACAAAGGCCCGTCGCTGAGTAAATGGCTTTTCTCCATCTGACCCCTTTTCTGCCCACACCAGGAAGACAAAAGAATTCTTCTCCCTTGACGCTAGAAGGCCGGCAAGAGGGGTGGAATGCGACCGTACAGTTACCAAACTACAAAAGATAGAAGCGATCTCCAAGCCCAATGATGGACGCTGGACACTGGTGGAGGGGCATTCCCGGCGGGAGCGACTGCTAAGCAACCAATGTCTTGCACGGAGCAGGGAGTGGACGgaccaccttctcccaggGAACACCACCTCGGGCGCCTCAGACCGCGCTAATCTTGGAGCCGTGCACGGTGTGCATAGGCCTGGCTGCCTTTTCGTTAGCAacctgggggaggagggggtggtttaTCTCAGCTTCAACAGGGCCGATCTTCCTTCATTAACCTAGGAGCATTTCAACGAGCGACGACTTCTTGTGAACGGAaagagaaaggaaaaaaagtcACACTTAACTACTCTCACCACttttacacacacacacacacacaccaccacccgtctCTCTTCGTTCTTCTTGTaattcctttttttttctttcaatatcccctctctcttttttttggtcaaCAGCAAGAGCAAATAGCAATTCCAGATGGCTGGCCGTTTCGTGCGCGCGTCGAAATATCGTAAGCTTTTGaacccacctcccctacctaccgagagagagagagagagagaccgaccgaccgaccgaccgactaCTCCGACGAGCAGCTTGTTGCATTGCATAATCACCGAGCCTCATCAGTCGCGTGCTCTGGTGTTTTTGGGCAGTTCCCGACGCCAGCGCATGCGATTGTGACTGAAAGAGTGTTGTAGTAAGAGGAAGGATTATACTGACAGGCCgtttgctttctttttgttttagGACACGTCTTTGGCAAGCCCACCAAGAAGGAGTTTTGTTATGACAACCTTCACATCAGCCGCAATGCTTGGGACACCAACTTGCTCAAGGTAGGTGTTGCTACCCGAGAAAGAAACGGAGTGGTGAAGCTCACCAATGTTGGTTTTCTGGCTAGGTCAACCCCGAGTACATCTCCGTGAACTGGGAGtcaagtggtggtggtgctttcGCTGTCATCCCCGTAAACGAGCGCGGCAAGCTCCCCGACCAAATACCGCTGTTCCGTGGACACACTGCTGCTGTGTTGGATACCGACTGGTGCGCATAATATCCTTGGAGTGTTGGGGGTTCGAAAGGAGATGGTCTGACTTGCGATTAGGAACCCGTTCAACGATCGCATCATTGCCTCGGCCTCGGATGACGGCAAGGTGTTCATCTGGGAGGTGCCGCAAGGGTTCACACTCCATACCGATGCGGAAGAGATTGTTGATGTAGCTCCTGTTAGCAAGCTGGGTGGACATTCCAGGTAGGGAGTGATGCTTTGGCTGCTTGTCGAAAGGGGCTGCGAGGCTGATTGGTTTCCAGGAAAGTTGGACATGTTCTCTTCAACCCAGCCGCCGAGAACATCCTGGCCTCTTCTTCCGGCGATCAGACTATTAAGCTGTGGGATATCGGTACCGGGCAGGCTGGTCACACTCTGAAGCACCCCGAGATTGTGCAGAGCTTGTCGTGGAGCGCCAATGGCGCCATGTTGGTGACTACCTCGAGAGACAAGAAGCTCCGCGTCTGGGATGTCAGGCAGGAGAAGCCGGTCCACGAGCACCCCGGCCACGAGGGTGCCAAAAACAGCCGCGCTGTGTGGCTCGGCGAGCACAACCGCATTGCCACTACCGGCTTTTCGAGGATGAGTGAGCGGCAAATCGCTCTCTGGGAACCTGGTCGCGCGCAACCCATTGGTGGCTTCACTTCTCTCGACTCCATTTCTGGCGTTTGCATGCCCTTCTGGGACGACGGATCCAACTGCCTTTATCTCGCTGGCAAGGGTGACGGCAACATTCGCTACTTTGAGTATCAGAACGACAAGTTCGAGTTTCTCGCCGAGTACAAGTCTGGTGATCCCCAGCGTGGTGTTGCTTTTGTTCCTCGTCGCGGTATCAACGTAAGTCGcttttttgttcttcttttctttcggCAACAGATTCTCTAACAGACAACAGGTTCACGAGAATGAGGTTATGAGAGGTTACAAGACGGTCAACGATACCTACATTGAGCCCATCTCTTTCACCGTGCCTCGTCGCGCCGAGACCTTCCAATCCGACATTTTCCCTCCCGCTACCGGTGTCAAGCCCGCCATGACTGCCAAGGAGTGGTTCGACGGCAAGGAGGGTCTTCCCAACAAGATCGACTTGGAAAGCATCTATGACGGCAATGCTCCTGTGGAGGTCGCTTCCGACTACAAGCCTCCTGTTGCGATTCCGGCTCCCGCCCCGGCCACCGCGCCTGTTGCCTCGCCCAAGAAGGAGCCCGAGCCGGCTCCTGTCGCCCGCGCCCCTGCTCCTTCGGTTGCTGACCAAAAgacctccatctcggccatgGCCAACAAGTTCCAGGACGATGAAGAGTCTGGCAATGATTCCGAGGCCTCGAGCTTCGAGGAGATCTCGCGTCCCGCTCAGCGCcagagcatcatcatcaagtcACCGAACAAGCCGTTCCCGATCGCGactactccccctcccggcACCAAGCACTCTCCTAGTCAGGTGTCCCCTGTCAGATCCCCCGGCAATGTAACACCTTCTGTGAAGCATACCCCTACTCCCTCGGCAGCTaccgccgctgctgcggctgcggcggcCACGCCCTCTGGGACTCCTATCGAAGTGTCTCTGGAGCAGATCAAGCACCTCTTGGTCCAGCAGgccgtcatcatcagctcCCAGAGCGAGAAGATCACCTCCCAGACCAACGTCATCAACCGCCTTGCCAGCGACGTCGAGACCCTGAAGAAGCGGGTCGAGGCCGGGTCGCAAGAGCAGAGCGAGCGGATCCGGCTTctggagctggagttggAAGAGGCCCGATCTTGAAGGGTGAACTTTTTGACCAACCTCGAGTTGAAAAGATTGGCGTTGGatctttttttggttttgctTCTGGGAAGCGAATTTCACACACACAGAACAATGCATGTGAGATGTATGTCATTACGAGCGATATGGGTTgtttgagtttttttttctctttatTAAAGACTaatttggggagggggggggggaaggacTGGAGGgattttttctttcctgtgTTTTTCTGTTTGTGAAGACATGGTCGGatggaaaaaaagagaaaagtcCTGGTCTATCTCTGGCTTTTTTGATTTGATTTGGGTTGTTTTGCAAAGTCTTTCTAGCGAAGAataggggagggaggtgttttTTTGGAAGAAGACTactgggggggaggaggggaggggaagcaaGCAGGCAAAGCGaacaagcaaaaaaaaaattcaaATACCCATGATTTTTTCATTATTTTTCTTGTTATGCGTATATGTACATTTAAAGTCACCGTTTCTGAGACATGACAAGATCAATAAAGGGTTGTTTTTTAACAACTTTTGTACTCTATTCTGAGTTATGTCTAAAAGTGTTGAAGTGTGAATTACATGTTGAATCTTTTGTCTTGTCCTCTCCTTTGTTTAACATGTAAAGGTGTCGTCTAGCGGCAACAAGAGCAAGTATTGTAAAAGTTgatgtcatcgtcgtcatcaaaCTCGATCTCATCCAAGATCTCTTGTGTAGtcttttgctttgcttgttgttgttccgCTTCCCTTTTTCGCCCCATGACAAAAGCGTCGATATCGAACTgcttcagctcctcctcctcctcctcttcgtcccctTTTGTCTCCTCTAGTAACCCCCTCAGTTCCTCCACCGTCGTGTTGTCCACCTTCCCCTCTGCTACCAATCCCTCCAGCACTTTCAAATTCTGCTCTgccccctccctttccatcGACGTCAACTTTCTCCTTTGCGtttccaacccctccctcgctTTCGGTTCCGTcttccactcccccccctcgcTCCCATTCTGataccccaccccccctcccctccgaacgacaaccacctcgtGCACATGTCCCGGGTGCTCGTCAACCCACCCCGCGCCAGTAACGCACCCGCCAAAACTCTCATCATGAACACCCCTCGGCGTCAACCTCGGCGGCAACCCCCTGCTCATACTCTCCGGTAACCCCCGATAAAACCtaaccaacacccccaacctcgagaGGACCTTTGGCACGGCGAGGATGACTACCTTGACTGTGTACCCAGCCCCACTGAAAATTTTGACTATATCCTCAAAATCCCCCGGATGTCGACACGCGCTCTCGACCAAGACCGGGATCTGcgcttcggcggcggcgaagcAAGCCATTGATAGCCAGACtctggcggagggggaggcgagggcggaggcgagggcggGGTGGAGGGTTAGGCAGGGGGCGtagaaggggtggtgggttttgtAGGTGTCTGCTATCAGGTGGCAGGGGGGAcgatttggggagggggatagggaggaggataggaggggggcgaggcGGGTTTTGCCTGAGCCGGtttggccgaggaggattatcgctgttggttttggggaagaggttaaaggggtgggggggatgaagGGGGTTATTTCtaaggggaggatggaggtggtgaagatcTGGGATTGTTGTTCGGGAGTGAGGTGCCagtggggggggagggagggttgttgagggttgttgttgttgttgttgttgttgttggaggaggagaaggaggaggagggcattTTGAGGGTGGTAGGTggcggttgatgaggtggaatggagatggatgcCCGGGGGGGAAGGATGAGGTGAATTCGGAGATGCTGAGCTGCGGATCACTCAGAGGTTCATGTGCTGTTGTTTGGCGGATGGGTGAACGGTCAAAGACtttcaagaaaaaaagaaaaaaactcACGATATCAAAGAAGGAAAGTTTggtttatatatatataccaccTGCACGGATACAACCCAGCTTTACGTAAGGCACCGCCGAACCGTGGGGCGAATCACAAAATGTCTTGGCTGGAGGtgcgagagagagacaatGTGGGAGTCAGGGAGGGGCAGAACCTGAGTTCGGTGCCCACTTTGAACGATCACGACATCTCGCTCTCTGGTGtaacaacctggaaggatTTCTCTTCTACTATTATGCCAAAGCCAGACACCTCAACTTACAGAATCATCTCAGTATCAAAACAAGACTCAAAGTTCATTGGCATGCCTTGGAAGTTAGAGAGTAATGAGTGTCAACTTAAAGCGATGATAGCATCGAGATGATGGCTAGGCTTCAAATGATAACCCAACAACGGCAAATGCACTTGGACAGCTATTTTCGTAACGATTTTTTAATTTTCATTTTGTCGACTCGTCTACTAGCTCCACCTCTTTCCCGCCCATTAGCTATTAAGTCATCTCCCAAGAGACATATTCTATATCCCCCTCCCATAGGATCGTCCAAACCTTCCTCCATGGGCCACATATCTATCTAGCAATCTTTCACAAAGCGCACATGAGTAATCACGCAAAGAAAACATCGAGAAGAAAGTCTAAAGCAATATTTCGATTGATgctcccaacaccacacaacctAGCCAATCAACAAGATGGGGTAGAAGAGTAAGAAGatgacagcaacagcactCAACGAGCAACAAATACACCTGTGTGCATAAATCTGAAAATATAAAATCTGTCGGTGAGGTAACAAACCCCAAATAACAACCAGAGCGAAATCAAGAGAACAGCACAAGGAAAATAGCAGCAGACATAAGAGACGAATCCAagtagaaaaaaaaaagagacgaGTTAACCCTCGGCAACAGCAACTACCAGATATAGAAACAAGAAGAGAGTAAGAAACTATttcccctcccactctcTATCTTCCTTTGCCGGCCAGCGAAACATCCATCCGCTTTTCCATCATCCCTGCCATATTTAACCTCCACCgttcatcttcgtcgtcatgTCACCTTCCCAgcccttcccccttccaacAACAGAAAACCCTTGCCAGCCAACCTTGCACCCAAAGTCTGCCAGCAGTGATGTGTCGTAAGAGTGAAGAACAGTCCTCAAAGGACACGAGAAGCCAAGTCGAGACCTTGGAATGACCCGTAAACAACGAAGAAAGTCAAAGGAGTacgacgatggtgatgaacaAAACGACTTTTGATAAGGCATCGTACCAATACTCAACATGAAAAAAGAAGGGTGATGTCGAGAAGAAAAAACGCCTGGAAAAGCAAATAAGCTGTTGACAAAAAACCGGgtgcttgccctcctcctatGTCCGTAACTCCGTTGGTAAAAAAGAAGATCTCATTCCCTTCTTCGTGGCGGATTGTTGTCTTCTCCCCGATGACGAGAAGACTCTATTTGAGGTATCACAAACTTttggtgaaaaaaaaaaaaaaaccgttTTGAAGGCCCCCGTCGCAAATGCAAATGAACTAACCGCCGAGTCTATGCATACACTTCATGAATGCGAGACTGATGCAATGAAAAGACCCTTTACTCCTTCTTGTCCGAGGTGACAGTCGAGTCGAGCGACGCCTTGGGGAGAGCGGGCGACGCGTGCGCTGATGGAGGCGAACCGGGATGATCAGCCTCAGCAAGAAGTCTGCAAATACATGTGGGTCAGTTATGGTCCATATACGGCGAGTTAAAGAAGCGAGTAAAAACTTACGCAAATGCATTGGCGTGGCCAACCGAGTCGCGCTGCGAAACTGGGGGCGTCCCGGTGCGTGAGGAGATACCGGAATCCTCTCCGGTACGCCCAAAAGCACCACCGGGTCCTCCCATGCGTCTACCGCTATTGCTTCTAGAGTTGAACATCGAGGTCGGGCCGAATGAAGCCATGTTCTGGCTGGAGCTGCGGTTGGATGAGCCCTTCAGACGACGGAGATCGTCGCTAGCCACCGTGTTGGGAGCCGCATTAGCGTACGAGAAGTTTCTCGAATCTTGACGACCACCCATGGGGCGACCACCAGGGACACCGCGCTGGTTGGTGCGGGCATTTTCCGCTGCCTTTTGCGCAGCGGCAGCTTCGGCCTGCGAAATTGTTAGCAACATAGTCTCGAACACGAGAGGGAGATGCATGGCTTACCTCGGCGCGGACTTCCTCGAGGGTCTTGGGGCCCTTGTTCTGCTCCTTGGAGTGCCAGCCACTGCGGCGCAAGTCCACAATGTCCATGAGCATAAACTTGAGACGACTGGGAAGAGTCGGCAGATTCATCATGGAATCGATGCGCTGGAAATAGGCATCCATCATAGGTCGGCCCTTCTCAGTGCTATCCAGAGTGCCACCAATCGTTCTGAGCAGCTTGGTGAGAGATTCAATCTCGGCTTCATCAGGGAGATCCTGATACTCGAGCAACTTGCGAACACACTCGTGCATGATGCGCTCTGTCAGCATACCCAGCTTGAAGAGCTCACCAATGAACTGGACGAGACCGAGACCGCGACGCTTGGCAGCCGCAGCAATGTAGTATTCATCTGAGAGCATGGCCGCCTCGGCAGACTTCTTCTCATcgccctccttgacctcaggaggaggaggtaggttAGACTTCCATCCTCGCTCGAACTCAGTCTGGCAACGGTTGAGGAGATATTTGCGGAAAAGGGGACCACCGCTGATAACGTTGCCCTGCTTGTCCGTGACAGTCTCATCGCGGATCTCAGGGCTCATCGACTCGAGCATGCGCTTGCAGAACTTGGCATACATGGAGGCCCAGTGGGCTTCGTCTGTCGCCTTCTCGAAGGTGAGCTGAATGACTTGGCGAAGTGTCCGACCGTCCTGCTCGTTCTTCGACTGCgcggcgatggtgaggatTTGATCGGCAATCTTGTCGAATTTCTCAGGAGTCATCTTGTTCAGGgcagccttgaccttgcgCTGCACCATTTCGGGATCCATGTGGCCATTTTGAGCCACGGCGGTCGGGTCTTGAGGCTTGTTGATGCTGGTCGGTTTCCAACCCGTCGCCGAGACTTGAATGGGCTTGAGCTCCATGCCTGCAGTAAGGGGCATAGTCTTTGCAGCTTGGGCCTCGGCCTTTGCGTTGTTAAAGTTCCCTTCTCTCTTGCTGCCTCCGCGTCTGCTACCGGTGCGGGGAGAGGGCAAGCCTCCAGCAGCTGAAGGGTTCCGGCTCATGCTCGTAGGGAAACCACCACGGCCAAAGCCGCCCATAGTGCCCATGGGGGGTCTTCCTCCCAGACTGCCTTGTGACATGGCAAACCGTTGCTCCGAGGTCGTACCAGGAGGAAGTGGTTTGGCGCCAAACTGGCCCATGGCTCCGCCTGAAGGGAAAGCGGACGACGCACCAGCGCGGGAACCTTGACGGCCGGAACCGCCACCCGGGGTGCGGGCCGAGGCCGAACGATCCGAGTCGCCAATCAAAGTCTTGACCTGTTGGTGGAACTCCATAGAAGGCTGCTCAGTGAACACCTGCTTGAATTGCAGCAAAAAAGCAGCGTCGTATTTGAAGACCTTGCCCTTCTTTGACACCGCAGCGTTGAGAGCAGGATTGGGTGAGCGGACACCCTCGGGATAAATGTCCAACTTCACGCCTGGGAGGAAGCGGGCGGAACGAAGGGACTGCAGCGCGGCACTTGGCTGAGGGGCCTCGACCTGGGCAGTCTTGAGGGGCGCCAGGTTCAGAGCGGCAGGCTTGCCCTTGGGTTTGTCTGCGCCAGTCTTGATGGCTGGGGGAGCCGCGGCAGCTGGCTTTTCGCTGATGGCAAGCTCCTTCAAGTCCTTGCTGAGCAATTCGGCCACACTGGAGGAGCCGCCCTTGGCCCGCTCCTGCTCCCTCCGCTCCTCTAGGATCTCCATCTCGCGTTCCTTGGCTCTGAGAGCTTCTGGGCTATTCTCAGCCGCCTTTTTGGCTTCTTCAAGGGCCTTCTGGGCTGCCTTTTCGGCTTCCTTCTTGGCGGTGATCGCGGCCTGTTCGGCTTCACGCTTcgcatcctcttcctccatctcccgAATCATGCGCTCCATGTATTCCTCCTCagtctccttcttctcctcctccgttgCTGGTTTCTTGGCAGCCCCTGCCTCGGCTTCAGCCTGAGCCTTGGCTTCGGcttccgccttcttcttttcctcagCCTCttcggcagccttcttctcagcggcgaggcgctcctcctcggcggccttttcggcagcagccttttcggcagcagccttcttctcctcagcagccttttgctcctcagcagccttcttctcggcggcAGCTTTAGCCtcggcctcagcagcagcttgtTCAGCGGCGGCCTTGTCcgcagcagccttggcagCAGCTTCGTCGTCCTTCGCCTTGGACTCGGCAGGCGTGATGGTGGAACCCATTACCTTGTTCTTGAACTCATTTCTAACCTGCTCGATTGTCTTGCTAGAGGCGCTTTCATTGCGCACGTGGGATGGAGTCGCCGACTTGGGGGGCGGAGTT includes:
- a CDS encoding hypothetical protein (EggNog:ENOG503PAPH; COG:S), whose protein sequence is MPSSSFSSSNNNNNNNNNPQQPSLPPHWHLTPEQQSQIFTTSILPLEITPFIPPTPLTSSPKPTAIILLGQTGSGKTRLAPLLSSSLSPSPNRPPCHLIADTYKTHHPFYAPCLTLHPALASALASPSARVWLSMACFAAAEAQIPVLVESACRHPGDFEDIVKIFSGAGYTVKVVILAVPKVLSRLGVLVRFYRGLPESMSRGLPPRLTPRGVHDESFGGCVTGAGWVDEHPGHVHEVVVVRRGGGVGYQNGSEGGEWKTEPKAREGLETQRRKLTSMEREGAEQNLKVLEGLVAEGKVDNTTVEELRGLLEETKGDEEEEEEELKQFDIDAFVMGRKREAEQQQAKQKTTQEILDEIEFDDDDDINFYNTCSCCR
- the CRN1 gene encoding Coronin-like protein crn1 (COG:Z; EggNog:ENOG503NUSH; BUSCO:EOG092627F1); amino-acid sequence: MLSSDSLVRMENLTSASSGSSMSPTATDKETKLNPKSRVSIFATLRRKTSRIFVTKNTPSQTPVPFTDYQPQQRRRWFNSVGNRHSQRQNIRDHFERDERTETPTTPTTPTPYSNRDGPTPPHSPARRLLRTTSSMFLSLRGRFQQESPTSPESHYQQRASNDDDNGSDHVIGVCDPVVPKAPVLALPADVKTRAGWLGRRSSFQLGVQKAVQDTVDKNFSLDSACDTPVSLGPRSRPTLPPLATIASMNSSLEEASRLYDTRIGLLTSARDGCLTSPSMSTCANPSGTPRDFSSDSPTLPSSSQQDSARTSLDTTVNGNSNSLSSPKTLSSNVSIPSRQRRILSDSSWSPESPEAPVCTACGSANQSRLMERSLCELNQLSDEELEALFRNKLGGLSLVSLASSRGHCGPYGSGSKVGADEAAELELNRAEEQDDKNTTASILEGDSNMCASTPRRSLREELLQVGEASQISWSTSQQLEGHVFGKPTKKEFCYDNLHISRNAWDTNLLKVNPEYISVNWESSGGGAFAVIPVNERGKLPDQIPLFRGHTAAVLDTDWNPFNDRIIASASDDGKVFIWEVPQGFTLHTDAEEIVDVAPVSKLGGHSRKVGHVLFNPAAENILASSSGDQTIKLWDIGTGQAGHTLKHPEIVQSLSWSANGAMLVTTSRDKKLRVWDVRQEKPVHEHPGHEGAKNSRAVWLGEHNRIATTGFSRMSERQIALWEPGRAQPIGGFTSLDSISGVCMPFWDDGSNCLYLAGKGDGNIRYFEYQNDKFEFLAEYKSGDPQRGVAFVPRRGINVHENEVMRGYKTVNDTYIEPISFTVPRRAETFQSDIFPPATGVKPAMTAKEWFDGKEGLPNKIDLESIYDGNAPVEVASDYKPPVAIPAPAPATAPVASPKKEPEPAPVARAPAPSVADQKTSISAMANKFQDDEESGNDSEASSFEEISRPAQRQSIIIKSPNKPFPIATTPPPGTKHSPSQVSPVRSPGNVTPSVKHTPTPSAATAAAAAAAATPSGTPIEVSLEQIKHLLVQQAVIISSQSEKITSQTNVINRLASDVETLKKRVEAGSQEQSERIRLLELELEEARS
- a CDS encoding hypothetical protein (COG:J; EggNog:ENOG503NY2A), translated to MTSTASQSNQTPATSNTAPVAAPSYASAAGANKKPTSTPLIATGSHPPVVAGSTVPPNGKSANVQPVNGRQNITPAMPVARGTTIANGSVADHTRKPSVTISANAPAGHLANGGPVGGPIPKFGFESPAIAHSTPQPAGATPIPIPGGANPRVASPAHSPSPIPQSHQSGGGLAQRAGAPAQGPVFGSFPGDADRHMKQHGAAMAQSPHVRRDSQASAHGEHGGPGHGRGNFQGGRGGRGSFSHGHNFNNNPNMGFPPNNRNFSGPNAGHAGRGMPAYRGGYPASPQPHRASPAGTPTMAHGTPVMQPNTMQPVPPNYYPPAMNMYQQPMSAPYMDPYRAPPFQPYMGQGNPYLPPAGGFNPGQPNFVPQAPYQPPSGAPPMSRNASQISDRPASSTGPAPAPPSTQGTPQPRAAVAPAIVSSTFARPKKGGIVIKDPNGNVLDINSIKAPPSPAPPVTQQSKTPPVIASTPTPPPKSATPSHVRNESASSKTIEQVRNEFKNKVMGSTITPAESKAKDDEAAAKAAADKAAAEQAAAEAEAKAAAEKKAAEEQKAAEEKKAAAEKAAAEKAAEEERLAAEKKAAEEAEEKKKAEAEAKAQAEAEAGAAKKPATEEEKKETEEEYMERMIREMEEEDAKREAEQAAITAKKEAEKAAQKALEEAKKAAENSPEALRAKEREMEILEERREQERAKGGSSSVAELLSKDLKELAISEKPAAAAPPAIKTGADKPKGKPAALNLAPLKTAQVEAPQPSAALQSLRSARFLPGVKLDIYPEGVRSPNPALNAAVSKKGKVFKYDAAFLLQFKQVFTEQPSMEFHQQVKTLIGDSDRSASARTPGGGSGRQGSRAGASSAFPSGGAMGQFGAKPLPPGTTSEQRFAMSQGSLGGRPPMGTMGGFGRGGFPTSMSRNPSAAGGLPSPRTGSRRGGSKREGNFNNAKAEAQAAKTMPLTAGMELKPIQVSATGWKPTSINKPQDPTAVAQNGHMDPEMVQRKVKAALNKMTPEKFDKIADQILTIAAQSKNEQDGRTLRQVIQLTFEKATDEAHWASMYAKFCKRMLESMSPEIRDETVTDKQGNVISGGPLFRKYLLNRCQTEFERGWKSNLPPPPEVKEGDEKKSAEAAMLSDEYYIAAAAKRRGLGLVQFIGELFKLGMLTERIMHECVRKLLEYQDLPDEAEIESLTKLLRTIGGTLDSTEKGRPMMDAYFQRIDSMMNLPTLPSRLKFMLMDIVDLRRSGWHSKEQNKGPKTLEEVRAEAEAAAAQKAAENARTNQRGVPGGRPMGGRQDSRNFSYANAAPNTVASDDLRRLKGSSNRSSSQNMASFGPTSMFNSRSNSGRRMGGPGGAFGRTGEDSGISSRTGTPPVSQRDSVGHANAFALLAEADHPGSPPSAHASPALPKASLDSTVTSDKKE